The DNA window ACCGCGAATGGGAAGGTCATTCATTTGATTTTAAGGTTACCTTTAAGGGTGATACGCTGGTGCAAAAAGGCATAGAGAAAATAGACAGCCTTAAAATAGACCAGGAAATAGTAGAGACCTACGTCAAGATTAAGAAATAACAGTTGCTATGAAAAATTTCAAATTGAAGCTCTTAACGGTAGCTTTGTTATGCCTGTGCGTTAATATCGCGTTTTCACAAAGCAAAACACGCTTTAACGTCATCGCCTTTTATACAGCTAAAAGCGACCAGGCGCACATCAGTTTTGTGCATGAGGCTAATAAGTGGTTCCCTCAGATGGCTAAAAAGCTGAACTTTGGTTACGACTCTACCAACAACTGGAGCAACCTGAACGAAAAGTTCCTGAAAAAATACCAGGTGATCGTATTCCTGGATACCCGCCCGGAAGACCCGGCGCAAAGGGCCGCCTTTAAAAAGTATATGGATAGTGGCGGCGGCTGGATGGGTTTTCACTTTTCGGCATTCGCCCTTACCCCGTCAGACTTTAACCAGGACTGGGATTGGTACCATAACGAGTTCCTGGGTTCAGGGCAGTACGGCAGCAACACCTGGAGGCCGACATCGGCTTTCCTTAGGGTAGAGGATCGCAAACACCCGGCCACTAAGAACATGCCCAAACTTTTTAAGGCTTCGCCAAACGAGTGGTACCGATGGGAAAAAGACTTGCGCAAAAACCCGAACATCAGGATACTGGCTTCTATAGACTCCAGCAGCTTCCCGCTGGGTACCGGCCCTAAACAGCACGAAATCTGGCACAGCGGTTATTACCCGGTTGTTTGGACCAATGTCAACTATAAGATGATCTATTTTAACATGGGGCATAATGATATTGACTACGAAGGAAAAACCAACAAGGACCTCTCGCACACGCTCAATAATCCTGAAGAGGACAAGCTGATATTGGATGCCCTGCAATGGTTGGGCACTGGTAAGCGTGTCAGCAAAAAATAATTACACGAGGTTAAAGCGCATCGTTAACTGCAGTCAGCTAGTTGGAAAGTATTCCAAACTAGCTGACTGGCAGCACAATGATGCATGTGTAGTTTGGTATTAAACCGTATCACTAAGCTTTCAAAACCTTAAAAGACAGTTAGTTGGTGTTTATTTTACTTGTTTGTTATGCGCAAACTTTAATAGATTTGGCTGCT is part of the Mucilaginibacter terrenus genome and encodes:
- a CDS encoding ThuA domain-containing protein, giving the protein MKNFKLKLLTVALLCLCVNIAFSQSKTRFNVIAFYTAKSDQAHISFVHEANKWFPQMAKKLNFGYDSTNNWSNLNEKFLKKYQVIVFLDTRPEDPAQRAAFKKYMDSGGGWMGFHFSAFALTPSDFNQDWDWYHNEFLGSGQYGSNTWRPTSAFLRVEDRKHPATKNMPKLFKASPNEWYRWEKDLRKNPNIRILASIDSSSFPLGTGPKQHEIWHSGYYPVVWTNVNYKMIYFNMGHNDIDYEGKTNKDLSHTLNNPEEDKLILDALQWLGTGKRVSKK